The Campylobacter concisus genome segment TCAAAACCGCGAGCGATTGATTTTGTCATGTCAGCTACGATCGGGAAGCGAACTTTGCCGATACCGCCTTTGTTTACTGGAGTCTCTTTCCATGCAAAGTGTGAGAACTGGTTGTCGCAAGAAACCGCGATAACTTCGATACCGCGTGACTTGAACTCGTCATATCTTTTATCAAATGCGATGATCTCGCTTGGGCAAACGAATGTAAAGTCCATTGGATAGAAAAATACAACCGCGCCTTTCTCGCCAATATTTTTATAAAGATTAAAATCATTTACAATTTGATTGTTTCCTAAAACTGCTGCAGCTGTAAAATCAGGTGCTTTTTTTGTTACTAACATTTGTTCTCCTTAATAATAAATTTTATTGATTGCGAAATTATATCTATTCAAAATTAAATTTAGTTTAAACATATTTTAGAAATTTTTTTGTAGTAAATTTAGCGTTATTGATAAGAGTAGAAAATGGATTTTTGTTAAAAGTGTTAAAAATTTGAATTTTAAAAATTTTATTGATGAGAATACTTGAAAGAAATTAGTAAAAGCGTTACTAAAAATTTAGAAAATTACTTGCTGTAATTATTGTAAGTCGCTAAAATTTTTTCCACCAAATTTTAGAATTGCTGATCCCCATGTAAAGCCGCCACCAAATGCATCAAGAAGCAAAACTGAACCATTTTTGATACGGCCGTCTTCATAGGCATTATTTATAGCCATCGGAATTGAAGCGGAGCTTGTATTGCCATATTTAGCAACAGTCAAGACACACTGCTCATCTTTAAAATTTAATCTATTTTTTACTGCATCTATTATTCTTATATTTGCTTGATGAGGTATAAAAAAATCAATATCTTCGCTTTGCATTTTATTTGCATACAAAATTTCTATTACGCTTTTGCTAAGTGTTTGAACTGCTATTTTAAAAACTTCATTTCCACTCATATGGATGAAATTTAGTCTATTTTTTAGCGTTTCCTCACTGGCTGGAAATACACTCCCACATCCTGGAGTTATTAAAAGTTCAGCTTGCTTGCCGTCGCTTGCCGTATGAATATCGATGATCTCATTTTCATTGCCACTACTAATTACAGCCGCGCCCGCTCCATCACCAAATAGTATACAAGTGCTTCTATCTGTATAGTCAACAATAGAGCTTAATTTTTCGGCTCCGATAATTAATACGTTTTTTTTAGCACCGCTAATAATGAGAGAATTTGCAAGCTCTAAAAGATAAATAAAACCTGTACAAGCCGCACTTATATCAAATGCTGTAACTCCATAGTTTAAACCCAAATTTGCAGCTATTTTGCAAGCAGTAGATGGCATGCAAAGATGATCTGGAGATATCGTAGCACAGATGATTGCATCGATTTGAGCTTTATCAAGCCCTGAGCGTTTTATGGCTAATTCACCAGCCTTTGTACCAAGATCACTTGTTGTTTCGTTAGTTGCAATATGCCTTTGTTCGATACCTGTTCGCTTTACTATCCATTCATCACTCGTTTCAACCATCTTTTCAAGGTCAAAATTTGTCAGAATTTTTTCTGGAATATAGGAAGCGATAGAAATCAGTGAAGCTTTTGGCATATTTTACCTTGCAAAGTGCGAAAGTTCTTCTTCGATAACTTTGTTTATATTTGAATTAGCAAATTTTATTGCTTGAAAAATTGCATTCTTTATAGCTTTTGAATTGCTTTTGCCGTGACTTATGATAACACAACCATTTACACCAAGAAGCGGTGCACCGCCATATTCGTCATAGCTAACCTGCTTTTTAAGTGTCTTAAAAACTTTTCTCATGAGTACAGAGCCAGCTATAGCAAGAGGTGATTTTTTAATTTGTTTTTTGATAATTTTACCTATAGCATCTGCAACGCCTTCGCTAGTCTTTAAAAGAATATTTCCCATAAAACCATCACAAACCATTACATCGATACTACCATCAAAAATTTGATTGCCTTCTGCATTACCAACAAAGCTATCAAGCCTAGAAACTAATTTAAATGCTTCTTTGCTAACTTCATTACCTTTGCTCTCTTCTTCACCATTTGATAAAAGACCAACTTTTGGCTCTTTTCTACCTAAAATTTCTTTTGCATAGGCTTCACCCATTATGGCAAATTGAAACAAATGCTCACTTCTGCAATCAACATTTGCACCAACATCTAAAACTAAAGTAGCAGATTCTTTTGAATTTGGCATAAGTGTTGCAATTGCTGGGCGAGAAATATTTTTTAGTCTACCAATTCTTAGGGTAGCTAAACTCATAGTTGCACCACTATGACCAGCAGAAACTACAGCATCAACTTCCTTGTTTTTTAAAAGTTCAATCGCTTTGTAGATCGTACTATCTTTTCTTTTAAGCGCATCAGTTGCGCCATCTGCCATTGAAATAACTTCACTAGCTTCTAAAAATTCGATATTTTTTAAATAAGACTGTGGAATGAGTGGTTTGATGACATTGCTATCGCCGACTAATACAGCTTTAAATTCTGTCTCTTTTAGTGCATCAATAACACCAGATATTATAGGATCTGCACCAAAATCACCACCCATAGCATCGATAGCAATGCGAATCATATTTTAATATTCACCTGTAGTTTTGTTTATGCGGTGAGGCATTTTCCAAGAACCATCTTTGTCTTTTACAGGCACTGGAAGTGTAACTTTATAATGTGTTCTACGTTTTGCTGCACGAGAATGACTCACTCTTCGCTTTGGTACTGCCATTTTTACTCTCCTTTATAAATTTTTACATTTTTCACAATAGAAATAATCACTTTTAAAAGCTTCTAACTCGCTCTCAAAGACTTCTTTTAAATTAATATTGCCATCAAAAAATTCCATCGTATCGCTAAGCTCATTTTCGCTATCTTTATAAATACCATCACTTAAATTTAGCTCTACATCTTGATCGATAGGTAGCATAAATACTTCACCGCATCGATCGCAAACATAATTTATATTCCCTTTTATCTTACCTTGGCATTTTACCAAAAAAGGATCTTTTCTTTTTAAAATTCCACTAAAAACTAAATTATCATTTCCTGCTAGCTCAAAGCTTATATCTTTGTTTGCTATTTTAGAAAAAGATATAATCAATTTTCTTGACCTAAAATTAGCAAATTTCTCTTGAAGCAAAGAAGAAATTTATTTCATTCACAGCATTTTCCAGGCTGTCACTTCCGTGAACTGCATTTGCATCAATACTATCAGCAAAATCAGCTCTTATAGTGCCAGGAGCTGCTTCTTTTGGGTTAGTTGCACCCATTAACTCGCGGTTTTTAGCAACTGCATTTTCACCCTCTAAAACCATAACTACAACTGGTCCGCTTATCATAAATTCGACTAGATCGTTGAAGAAAGGTCTATCTTTATGAACTGCATAAAATGCTTTTGCATCGCATTTGCTAAGTTGAATTTTCTTTGCAGCTGCGATCCTTAGGCCGTTACTTTCAAATCTATCTATAATTTTTCCAACAACATTTTTCTTAACAGCATCAGGCTTAATAATAGAAAGTGTTCTTTGCATAAATTTTTCCTTAAATCTAGGTTATTTAAATTGAAGTTGGCAATTATATCAAATAAAGCTTAAAAATAAAATAGGCTCAATTTGAGCCTAAAATTTATAAATATAAATTTATTGAATAACTGGAATAGAGCCATTGCGTGCATCAGCACCAATTTGATCGCGAGAAGGTTGTCCTGCTACAACAGCATCCCATACGATACAACCATCAGTTGGACAGGCAGATGCACAGGCTGGCTCATCATTATAGCCTACGCACTCAACGCATTTATTTGAATAAACATAGTATGTATCTGCTCCAGTTGGGTTATCGCTATCATCAACGATAGCTGAAACTGGGCATTCATCAATACATGAACCACAGCTTATGCATATATCAGTTATTTTTACAGACATTTTTTCTCCTTAGATTAAAATTTGGCGTAGAATATCAAAAAAAGCTGAAAATGATATAAATAAGCCCTTAAATTTAACTACGATCTTAAATTTTATAAAAACTACTTTATAAATCTTTTATCACTTTTAGACTAAATTTACAGATTAAAATTTTAAAAAGGTTGTATAAATTTAATGAACGATATTATTGAAATAACTGGTGCAAGAGAACATAACTTAAAAAATATTAATCTCAAAATTCCAAAAAATAAATTAGTGGTTTTTACCGGTCTTAGCGGAAGCGGCAAAAGTACGCTAGCCTTTGATACACTCTATGCTGAGGGGCAAAGGAGATACATGGAGAGCCTTAGCAGCTATGCTAGGCAGTTTTTAGATCGCGTTGGCAAGCCTGATGTTGATAAGATCGAGGGTTTAACGCCTGCTATCGCGATCGATCAAAAGACAACTTCAAAAAACCCTCGCTCAACGGTTGGAACGATTACTGAAATTTATGATTATCTAAGGCTTTTATATGCAAGGGTTGGTGTTCAGCACTGCCATCAATGTGGCAAACCTATCTCAAAAATGAGTGCGAGCGATATCATAAATGAAATTTCAAAGCTCCCGCTTGGTGCAAAAGTGATCATTTATGCGCCACTAGTTCGTGAGAAAAAGGGCACATGGGCGGACTTGATCGAAAATTTACGTCAAAAAGGCTTTGTCAGAGCGCAGATAGATGGCGTGGTGGTGAGGCTTGATGAAGAGATCGAGCTTGCAAAAACAAAAAAACACACAATAAAGGTCATCGTTGATAGGATCGCTATCGATGAGCAAAATCACGAGCGCCTTGCAAGCGACGTAGAAAAGGCGCTAAATGAGAGCTTTGGTGAGGTCGAGATAGAGATCGCAAATGCCGATGAGCTGGGACTAAAAGAGAGTTTTATACATTACAGTGAGCACATGGCTTGTTTTGACTGCAAAATTTCATTTACACCGCTTGAGCCACTAAGCTTTAGCTTTAATTCGCCAAAGGGCGCTTGCGAGCACTGCGACGGACTTGGTATAAGATACAGCCTAGATATGAGCAAGATCATCGATGAGGAAAAGTCGATAGAAAATGGTGCGATCAAGCTACTTTATGGCTACAACATGAGCTATTACTATAAATTTTTACTCGCTTTTTGTGAGCAAAATGGTATCGATATCAAAAAGCCCTATTATGAGCTTAGCGAAGATGAAAAAAGGCTCGTTTTATATGGAAATGTCAAAGAAGTTGAGTTTTTTTGGAAGCGAAATAAACTACTTAGAAAATTTGATGGAGTGGTTAAAATTTCACATGGGCTTTTGAAGGATTATAAGGACTTTGATGAATACATGAGTGAGAAAATTTGTGATGCTTGCAACGGTCACAGGCTAAAGCCTCAAAGTCTAGCGGTCAAGGTCGCTGGCCTTGGACTTGGTGAAATTTTAGATATGAGCATAGAAAACTGCACCGCTTTTTTCTCGAATGAGAAAAATTTCGCCTATCTTAGCGACTATGACAAGGCGATCGCAAAGCCTATCTTAAAAGAGATCAACGAGAGGCTTTTCTTTTTATATGACGTGGGGCTTGGCTATTTGTCGCTTGGGCGAGATGCTAGGACGATCAGCGGTGGCGAGGCACAGCGCATCAGGATCGCCAGCCAGATAGGAAGTGGGCTAAGTGGCGTCATGTACGTGCTTGATGAGCCAAGTATCGGTCTGCACGAGCGCGATACGCTAAAGCTCATAAAAACACTTAGAAATTTGCAAGCTAAAGGTAACTCTGTAATCGTCGTTGAGCATGACAAAAAGACGATAGAGGAGGCTGATTTTATCGTAGATATCGGCCCTGGAGCTGGTAAATTTGGCGGTAATGTGGTCTTTGCTGGTAGCTCAAAAGAGCTTTTAAACTCAGACACTCAGACCGCCCTATATATAAATGGTAAGAAAAAGATCGACTATCAAAAAAATAGAAAAGCTGAGAAGTGGCTCGAAATTTCAAATGTAAATATCAATAATATCTCAAATTTAACCGCGAAATTTCCGCTTAAAAACCTTGTAGGTATCACTGGCGTTTCAGGATCTGGCAAGAGCTCGCTAATACTTCAGACCTTGCTTCCAGAGGCGCAGGAACAGCTAAATAGAGCAAAAAAGGTAAAAAAGATAGCTGGGGTAAATTTAAGTGGACTTGAGAATTTAGACAAGGTCATATACCTAGATCAAAGCCCGATCGGCCGTACCCCACGCTCAAATCCGGCAACATATACTGGTGTGATGGATGAGATAAGAAATTTATTTGCGCAGACCAAAGAAGCTA includes the following:
- a CDS encoding peroxiredoxin: MLVTKKAPDFTAAAVLGNNQIVNDFNLYKNIGEKGAVVFFYPMDFTFVCPSEIIAFDKRYDEFKSRGIEVIAVSCDNQFSHFAWKETPVNKGGIGKVRFPIVADMTKSIARGFDVLLEDAGVALRGSFLLDKDGTVRHAVINDLPLGRNIDEMIRMVDTMLFTNEHGEVCPAGWNKGDAGMKPSTEGVADYLSHNEGKL
- the uvrA gene encoding excinuclease ABC subunit UvrA, with amino-acid sequence MNDIIEITGAREHNLKNINLKIPKNKLVVFTGLSGSGKSTLAFDTLYAEGQRRYMESLSSYARQFLDRVGKPDVDKIEGLTPAIAIDQKTTSKNPRSTVGTITEIYDYLRLLYARVGVQHCHQCGKPISKMSASDIINEISKLPLGAKVIIYAPLVREKKGTWADLIENLRQKGFVRAQIDGVVVRLDEEIELAKTKKHTIKVIVDRIAIDEQNHERLASDVEKALNESFGEVEIEIANADELGLKESFIHYSEHMACFDCKISFTPLEPLSFSFNSPKGACEHCDGLGIRYSLDMSKIIDEEKSIENGAIKLLYGYNMSYYYKFLLAFCEQNGIDIKKPYYELSEDEKRLVLYGNVKEVEFFWKRNKLLRKFDGVVKISHGLLKDYKDFDEYMSEKICDACNGHRLKPQSLAVKVAGLGLGEILDMSIENCTAFFSNEKNFAYLSDYDKAIAKPILKEINERLFFLYDVGLGYLSLGRDARTISGGEAQRIRIASQIGSGLSGVMYVLDEPSIGLHERDTLKLIKTLRNLQAKGNSVIVVEHDKKTIEEADFIVDIGPGAGKFGGNVVFAGSSKELLNSDTQTALYINGKKKIDYQKNRKAEKWLEISNVNINNISNLTAKFPLKNLVGITGVSGSGKSSLILQTLLPEAQEQLNRAKKVKKIAGVNLSGLENLDKVIYLDQSPIGRTPRSNPATYTGVMDEIRNLFAQTKEAKLRGYKIGRFSFNVKGGRCEKCQGEGEITIEMHFLPDINVVCDVCNGARYNAQTLEILYKGKNIAEVLNMSIDEAVEFFKAVPKIASKLTTLQDVGLGYITLGQNAVTLSGGEAQRVKLAKELSRSDTGNTLYILDEPTTGLHFADVDRLVKVLNHLVDLGNSVFVIEHNMDVIKNCDYIVDMGPEGGAKGGKVIACGNVKEVAKNYKKTGSYTGEFLAQELEEMKKK
- the ndk gene encoding nucleoside-diphosphate kinase; translated protein: MQRTLSIIKPDAVKKNVVGKIIDRFESNGLRIAAAKKIQLSKCDAKAFYAVHKDRPFFNDLVEFMISGPVVVMVLEGENAVAKNRELMGATNPKEAAPGTIRADFADSIDANAVHGSDSLENAVNEINFFFASREIC
- a CDS encoding beta-ketoacyl-ACP synthase III, with the protein product MPKASLISIASYIPEKILTNFDLEKMVETSDEWIVKRTGIEQRHIATNETTSDLGTKAGELAIKRSGLDKAQIDAIICATISPDHLCMPSTACKIAANLGLNYGVTAFDISAACTGFIYLLELANSLIISGAKKNVLIIGAEKLSSIVDYTDRSTCILFGDGAGAAVISSGNENEIIDIHTASDGKQAELLITPGCGSVFPASEETLKNRLNFIHMSGNEVFKIAVQTLSKSVIEILYANKMQSEDIDFFIPHQANIRIIDAVKNRLNFKDEQCVLTVAKYGNTSSASIPMAINNAYEDGRIKNGSVLLLDAFGGGFTWGSAILKFGGKNFSDLQ
- the plsX gene encoding phosphate acyltransferase PlsX: MIRIAIDAMGGDFGADPIISGVIDALKETEFKAVLVGDSNVIKPLIPQSYLKNIEFLEASEVISMADGATDALKRKDSTIYKAIELLKNKEVDAVVSAGHSGATMSLATLRIGRLKNISRPAIATLMPNSKESATLVLDVGANVDCRSEHLFQFAIMGEAYAKEILGRKEPKVGLLSNGEEESKGNEVSKEAFKLVSRLDSFVGNAEGNQIFDGSIDVMVCDGFMGNILLKTSEGVADAIGKIIKKQIKKSPLAIAGSVLMRKVFKTLKKQVSYDEYGGAPLLGVNGCVIISHGKSNSKAIKNAIFQAIKFANSNINKVIEEELSHFAR
- the rpmF gene encoding 50S ribosomal protein L32, producing MAVPKRRVSHSRAAKRRTHYKVTLPVPVKDKDGSWKMPHRINKTTGEY
- a CDS encoding NADH-quinone oxidoreductase subunit I — its product is MSVKITDICISCGSCIDECPVSAIVDDSDNPTGADTYYVYSNKCVECVGYNDEPACASACPTDGCIVWDAVVAGQPSRDQIGADARNGSIPVIQ